DNA from Longimicrobium sp.:
AAGTCCTAAGTCCTAAGTCCTAAGTCCTAAGTCCTAAGTCCTAAGTCCTAAGTCCTAAGTCCTGAGTCCTGAGTCCTGAGTCCTGAGCTGCTGTTTCACTTAGCACTTAAGGACTTGGGACTTAGGACTTCCGTTCCTTAGAAGAAAATCAGATTCAGCGCCAGCGTCATCCCCAGCACCACCAGGGCCAGGATCGACGGACGCCGGTACCACGGCTCGTGCCGGTCCACCACCTTGTCGGTCAGCGAGTAGACCAGGCCGCGCAGCTCCTCGTCCGGCCGCGGCTTCGTCACCAGGCTCACCAGGATCGTCACCACCATGCAGGTGGTCCACGCGAAGATGGCCGTCCAGAAGTTCTGCGCCATCTCGCTCGGATAGGTGTTCACCACCGACCCCAGCCATCCCCCCTTGATCGTCCCCGCCACCGCGCCCGCGGGCAGCGTCAGCCCGTGGTGCACCGCCGCGGCCATCGTCCCCGCCAGCAGCCCGGTGAAGGCGCCGTGGCCGGTGGTGCGCTTCCAGAACATCCCCAGCAGGAAGGTGGCGAACAGCGGGGCGTTCACGAACGCGAACACCAGCT
Protein-coding regions in this window:
- a CDS encoding sodium:solute symporter family transporter, which codes for GHYFPPGLLGLGLTALMASFMSGMAGNVTAFNTVWTYDIYQAYIRKGASDAHYLWMGRMATVFGIALSVATAYATTQFNNIMDMLQLVFAFVNAPLFATFLLGMFWKRTTGHGAFTGLLAGTMAAAVHHGLTLPAGAVAGTIKGGWLGSVVNTYPSEMAQNFWTAIFAWTTCMVVTILVSLVTKPRPDEELRGLVYSLTDKVVDRHEPWYRRPSILALVVLGMTLALNLIFF